ATTGATAGCACGTGAACTATGTCATACTGACATTAATATTGTCCTTGACGTTATCGTGCTTGTTGATCCAACTTAGGTCAGCGCTAGAGGTGGTGGCTGGAAGCAAGAACACCATATGTTGGCTTGATAATATTTCTTGTAcagtgtgttatattgttatgctgAAACAGAAATTAACTACTTAGTGTCTGAATGTTTGGTGTTTTTTGCAACTGTAGACCACATGTCTGAAGTTTTTTTTGGGGGAGTGCCATCTATGTTTGCTTTGTGTAAATTGGGTCTCATGGATGTTATTTATGGTTGTCAGGTGCTCAATTTAAAGCTTTCGTGGAATATGCACCATCACAACAGGTTCCCAAGTCAAATGTCAAGAAGGATGGCCGTGAAGGGACTGTTACGAAAGGTCCTAGGCAATCACTTTACCTAATTCTTTGTCAATTGTATTGTTCTATCATATTACCATTTTCCTAAACTTGGATTTTGTCATTTTGGAATTACTAGATCCTGAGTACTTGGAGTTTCTTGAGTTTATTTCAAAGCCTACTGAGCATCTACCTAGTGCTGAAATTCAGCTTGAAAGGAAAGAAGCCGAAAGGGCAGGTAGAATATGCCATCATTACTTTCTATCCATCATAtagtactccctccattccaaactATAAGACGTTTAGGCTCTGCTAGATACATAGCTTTTGCAATGTACTTAGATATACACACTGTCTAGGTACACAATAAAACAATGTATAGAAAAGCAAAAAaatgtcttataatttggaacAGAGGAAGTATTTTCTATATCGATATATCTTTCCAAATATGCTGACCATAAAATGGGGTTGTCACATTTGGTTATTTTTTGTCAGCTGCTGGAAAGGAGGCACCTGTTGTGACACCTCTTATGATGTATGTCCGCCAGCAAAGGGCAGCTAAGAGTATGGCTCAGGTACATTTATTTCTTAACTGAGAACATAGGGCTCTTCTTGGTCAACTGTTAACTTGCTACTGTTTTCCTAAATTGCAGAGACCTGGAAGTAGGCTTAGCAGAAAAGTTGCAGGTGTTGTAACTAGCAGTTCCAGTCCTAAAAGGTCTTTTGAGAAGCGCAGATCCTCCACGGTAGCATGCCTTATTGAAGCCTTTTGATTTTCTGATAAAACTTACTATTCTCAGTTTATAATTTCTTTGACATAACGGGTGTACCTTTGCACGGGTGCCTTTGTTGGCAATATTCTTTTGTGCAGATCCATTGCATGTGGTACTAAGTACTAACTCATCATTATGTTTTTCATATTCATCAGATGGCCCCTGATGTACTATGCTTATGGTTTATTGTATTTCTGAAAAATAGCACAATTGCTCTTATTTCTATATCTCTGGTGTCTGCATAGTGTGTTCCTTCTATAGTTATATGCTTTAAATGAACCCACTAAAATTGTTTCCTTGTGGGTGATAGTTGTATTGCATGGTTATTTTTACTTCAACTCCTATATAGTCTTATGCATGTATGTTTCCACGATATTCAATTGAGGTTGAGGCACCACCAAACCTTTAGTTAAGTTGAAATTTGAACTATTTGTGTTGTTATTTTGTAACAAGACCTACTCCTACTGATCTGCTGGAAGCTTAAAGTTCCATAGTTTGTCATTCTGATAATGTTTACCTACTTACCTGTTGCGACAAGACAACAAATGCTACCCTCCATTTCTTCTGTGAAATAACTTGTGACCTGAGGTTCATAATTTTGCTGTCTTTTTCTATTTTCTCAAGCAGTATGTTGTACGAGACAGTATTAAGGAGAAACCGACCTATATCATGGTGCCAAAGAGAGAGGAGCATACACAAAGGGAAAAAATTGTTTCTGGAAATTCAGGTGGTATGCTTGTACCAAATCAAGAAATTGCTAATAGTAATACTTTTGTTTTTTTAACTATCTCTCCATGTATGTCTAACGCTACCAAGTATTACTGAGGATTTTTTTTGCTACCACTTACCCCTGCCTATAGTGCTGCTAAATGTTGTATCTAGTGATGTATGGACTATTGCACACTGTGTTGAGGGTGGATAACGATCCAACTGCTGTTTTTTAGCTTTCTTCGAAATTGTCATAATCTTATTTACCATGATTTCTTGAATTGTTGCAGACCCAACATCAAACCCAGCCTAACGAGCCAAGCCAAAGTTGAAGTCACTCAAAATTAACTCATTTTTTATTTAAATGAAAAATaagttcaattggagcattttttaCACGAGCAACCGAACCGGCTCAATGAGTTCTTTGTCCAGCCTGACTGTCTGTGATCCTTTGTATTGTAATTTCACCCAGCGCACGATCTATGGGAATAGTACTTCAAATCCTGAGTTCAGCAACGCCGATTAAGGACATTATTGATGTTGCTTTGTGTTACTGCATGATGAAATATGTGAGCGTTTACCATTTAGAGAAAAATGCTTCTGAAGTTAACGCATTTCCAAAATTAGCAGGAATAGGCAGTGTTTGGTAAGAGCTAGTTGAATGCTAAAATCATCCTTTAACATGCCACATGGAGTCTTTTTGCTTTTTGATTGGGTTGCTGGCCTGTTGCAGTATACTATGTAAAGAGGTTACACTTCTGGTACTACCGATTCAGTCCAATTATGGAAATGATAAATGCCTTTTGTATTAGGTGACATCATATATATTTCCTAATGTTATGCCAATTTTCTAATTCTTGATAAGGATGTGTTCTCTTTCATATATTTTCCCCTGAACACAATCTGTTTCTTTTCGAGAAAGGCAAGCTAATTTGCTTGTCTCTGTCATGTTTATGGCTGCTCGTCCAATTTAGTAGCTTATTACATGTGCTGAGTGGTGCATTTTTCTGTGTTAATAATCTTGTTTTGTAGATGCCACAAGTGGGGGGGCATCTGGATCTGGTCAGTCTTCTGACAAAATTGTCATTTTGAAAGGAAGAGGAAGGGTTGATTCGAACGTAAGTTGATATTTTTGCACTTTTCTTATTGTGGACTTGTATTTGATCAATTTTTACCACAGACACCTGATGGAGCAGCTCAACAGTCATCAACCCCTGTGAAGAATATACCACCATCGAGTTCTAGACTAGACAAGCGATCTGAAGCTAATGGAAGAATTATTAAAACTGTTCTTTCAAACAAGGAAGTTCGCAGTTCAAATCCATCTCAACATGAGCAGGAAGGTCAAATGTTTAATACTGAGAAGGATAAGCGTCCACCACGGGCTCTCAACCCTCGGACTATTGTGAAAGATCAGGTAGTTGAAAATGCTGAGAGAAGCCATTTTGATGAGAAGAATAATTATCTCCACAGCTCTGCTCCAATTGGTGAGAAGGTTGAAAGGCATGCCAGAAACAGAGATAGACCTGATCGCAGTGTATGGGCACCTCGCCGCTATGACAAATCTCCGCCTGGGGGTGTTTCACATGCCTTGTCGTCAGATTTTTCTCAAATGCAGTCACATTCTGGAGATAATGTCTCACAACTAACAGATGGTACACAATTTTCTGAAATGATTTCACTGTTGGTGATGCCTGGAGTCtctaaacttgaacttaatgcaggTCATGGAGACAGAAAGACAGACACAAGGGGTCATGGAGGTAGCCGTGGTGTTCCTGTTGAAAATGGTTTGTATGCAAAAGTAAGATGCGTACTTATTCTAGATCAGTTTCATGACTCAGTTTTTAATCCAGGACATAGGCATGCCAACCGTCGTGGTACCCCATGTGATCCAAAGGAAACCAAAATATCTGCTAGCGTGCCTGATGGAAAGAATTCAAAGAGGGGCTCTGCTAGCTATGGTGCTCATGAGGTGCGATTATTTTGTAACTTCTTGTTTTTCCAGTTGGTCAAAGGCATGGGTGCACACTGCACACTCAGACCACCGTTCGAGTCCTCATTGAGGAGAATTTGGGTTCATATTTCTTAATTGAAAAGCCACCTAGTTCATCCTAGGTTGGTTGGGTAATTTTATTTCTTGTCCCATTGCTGATCGCAGGGATCTTTGATTTATATTCAACATTTTTGGTCCAAAATTAATGTCATGAATGTCATTGCAGAGACAAGTATGGGTTCAGAAGTCAAGTTCAGGCTCGTGAGTTTGTCCATTGATGGTATGATGtgctactctagtttattcattcATTGTCTTCAAGCCCTTCTACAAATAGCTATAACACTACAGTGATCCTTGTCAGCGCCATAAGTTGTACATTCTGCTGCTTATAATATTTTTTGTGGAACATTGCTGGTGGAATAGTTGAATCCATCCCTGAAGTCTCTTCTCAAAGGTCTATTTGCAGCAAGTTTCATTGTTGGCTCAATAGGATGGTCTCTGCGTACATGCTATGAGTCTTTTCTACCACATAGTTAAATGATTCCTGTTAGATGACACAACTTACTAAGTTGCTCTTGTTCCATGCATTATACCAGGTATGTGGTAACTAGGTGACATACCTACTTATTTGTACATATTTGTTTTTTTAGATGGTACAACTCGCTAAATTGCTCTTGCATACTGAATTACCAGTCTAAATCTATTCTTTTAGACTTCGCATCATTCCCAGATATGGGGCAAATGAGAGATTTCACACATATTGACACCTAGGCCACTTACTGCTGACTAGGTGCATACATGGTGCTCCACATTAGCTAGGTGACCTGATTGAGCCAAAGACAACTTTGTGGGACTTGGTTTAACCATTTAGAACCTTAGGGAAGAAAGTGAATCTGTAGTGGAACTTCAGGGAAGAATTCACCATTCTTTCAACATTGTTAATGAATGCCATTTTTCCGAAAGTGGTCTTGAATTATCTGGAATCTCCACCAGTTTCCCGCTAAATTGTTAACTCTTGCAGATACTCCCATAAAAAACAGGTATTGAAGTCGTGGAGAAGTCTTGGATTCTGCAGCGCATTCTTCTTTGTTAGCTGTTGATCCTGTGAAGTATGGTAACGAAATGTCCAATGGTCAAATGCTACCATGAAGTGCAATCTCAGATCTGTCAGTCGAAGTCTCAGCTGAAAAGAGGGCTCGGCTGATTTGATTCACAGAAATAGTGAAGTAACATAACCCGGCATGTAGGTAGCTCTCCGACAACTTTGGGCAAGATTTGATTTATGCCCAATGTTGATCTTTCTGGAGCATTGGATGGAGATTAGGTTGGCATCACTACCTCATTACCTCGTGATAGTGGTCACATATTTCCAAGACCCCTGGAGGTTACACGCACCCTCGGCAATTCGTCAGAGATGGATGTAAATATCTCTAGAGAAAGAAGAGGTCTGGTTCCGATTGCTGTTTACAGGTTAGAGGTGCAACGTATTTACAAAGAGAGATAAGAGTTATCACTTATCAGATTACCTGGTTTGTTAAATAAAGGTGAATTTAGCTACTAGATTATGAGACCCCGTGTTTTGACTTCTGCAATCGTGGTTCACGACAGCAGAAAGGTTACCTAGGAGTGTAAAAGTGACATCTCATTTTGATGCTATGGTTCTGACTCAATGGGATGTGACTTTGTGATGTGGTTTTGTCGCCTGGTGTGTGTTTTGCTGCCATGTTCCTCCAAATGACCCGGGTGTTCTGTCGTGTTAGGGATGATATGCTTGGTGTACAGCATCAAAGGTGCTTAATGTTTTAAATCTTAAAAGTGATGTTGCCTGGCTTTAATGGTTGATGATGTCCGTTCTCCTGTGCATTTCGTCATGAAGGTTAAAAATATAGATTTGCCTACGGAGCTTTGGAGTGTTCTAAAGCGGTTATGGCTCGTTACTGTAACGAGCcaactcggctcgactcgttatactaacgagctaaacagctggctcggctcggctcgttaggaagcttgagccagctcgttaggctcgcgagccacacaactaaatacaaagatatatgtatatatatatatatatatatatatatatatatatatatatatatatatatatatatatatatatatataaccgaaaaaatcatattttaaataTTTAACACTACAAACCTAAAacttttataatattattatcaTATCATCGTCCTAGCGCTTCTAACTTTTAATATTAAATTAAATAACCAAATAAGTATTAACTTACAGATTTATAAATCCTTATTATAAGAAGATAGCAACAAGCATCATTATAAAGCAATTCATCATCTATTCCACAAACATGTAACATTTTATTGCACAACGCTAACATCATATGCTGCtagaaataaagttcacaaaaccaTAACCAATAATCAAATATTAAATATGCAATATAGGTATGTAGCCATGCAATAATGCAAATATTTAAGCACATGGCACATTCACACATGTCCATATCACAGATCATAACTACGAGAAAACAAGACTATGAGAGATGAGTCGACACCCACGACTAGACAAATTTGTGTTGTGGTTTAGCTCATTTGGCTCGCGAGCTAGCTCACGAGCTAACCCGAGCTGGCTTATTAGAGAACCGAGCTAGAATGCTAGCTTGGCTCGTTACCAAAttaaaacgagccgagtcgagccgagctactaacgagccgagtcgagcgagttatcgagacacgagtattttgtccagccctagCCATATATCATATTATTAGAAAATAAATTATATTATTTAGGAAATAAAATGTTAGAAATAGTGTATATAGCGAGGATAAGGCTCTAGTCTAGTATATGGGGAGTTATATTTAGGAACTGCGAAAACGAGTTCTATAATTGTTTGATGTTTTTTTTCTTGTAAAATAGGGCTCCCGTTGGAGCATGTTTCTGGTGTTAAAGCCCTGTAATTCAAAATAGGATCCTATTTAGAACTcttattggagatgctcttacgACTCCTAACTCTATGGCGTCGCCTGTGAAATGCAACTTGCCCTTCTGTTATTGCCATGCCCAACTACTTTCCTCTCGTACGTTCCTGCTTTTGATGCCCAAATTTTCCTTTAAGTTTGTCATAGTTGAAAAGGTAAGGGTGAGGCCACAAAATCCTAACCAAGCAATCCGCTGATCAGATGCCTAAAAAATCTAATCGTGTATTGGTTGCTCCATGATGGTAGCCTGATTCGACACCACTTAGTCCAAATGTGAGGAGCCAGACTCCGTGTATACAGACTAAATTTGAATATATGCTTTTGTTTGGTTGTTTGCATTAGTTTATTCAGGATAGATTATAACTTATGTTTATTTGTTTGCATCAGAATGTATACTAAATAAGAATATATAAATAAATCTTCAAATATTCTATAACAAATATGGTCTAAATGAGTAGCAATTGTGAAGTAAGAGATAGAAAAGTTTACCGATCAGCCATAATTTCATATTTTATTTAATGAGATTATGTAATGATTTCATCTGTTAGCTTCCATGCACCTTGAAAAACAATTTTTTTGTTACTGTGGATGATGTATATCTATTCTATGACTTACTTCAGGACACTTCAATAATATCCTATAAAACGTATAATTTTCTCTACTCTTTTAAAGCACATGTTCCATATGCATGCATCGTGCATCACGTGTAAAACACGCAAGTTTGTTCCTCCACTTTTTGCCTATCAATGGATCGTTATACCTGGACTACGAGAAACCACCCAAACCTAACACGACAAGAACCCACACACAGCTCAACACTCTCACGTAGTACCACCTTGTTAGGTGAAGAGGACACCAATTGAGCGAGCTATATAAAAAAGTGATTGAGTTTTTTTTCAACTCATACCTTACTCGTCCTAAAGAGACCGAGATAAAGTGTAATATTGGCTCTTATCAGATTAATATCTGATATATGGACTATATCTTCACcttgatattaaatttattttttataaGTATCGAATATAATTATAAGTCGTCGCAAGGCATAACCATTGTATTAGTATATTTTAATTAATAGGATCATGTAATGATCATATGATAGTTTCCTTGATATTTTGTTTTCTTGTGGATGATGCATATCTATGATATGATTGGAGATAGTCTAAAATAATCTCTTCAGGTGACATCTTTATTCGTAATTTGTGTAGCATATTGGTGTTTTGACACGACATTTGATTGGACTCAAATTGTCTCCGACCATGTTCTCTCTATTTCTCGTTGATATTCATCTTTTACATACATATTTATAAGATTATCTACTTTATATCTTATTTTTCTCTAACAACGTTCTTTATATCTCGTCTTATATACGTTAAATAGATGTATTAGAGATATATTTTGCTATGTATTTTTATATGTATATATTTTTATCTATATATATTAGTTTTTTGAATATATTatttaaaatatgaaaatatATATAGTGAAGAGAAATTCTATATCGAGCAAAGTTTAGAAAATAAGTCGCTCGAGTGAGTCTTACTTGCCACCGACCTAGCCACCTAGGGGCGGAAACGGATGGAAACAAGTGGGAAAACCCCTCTCTCGTTTCTATTTCCTCATCTTATCACAAAAGAGATCGAATTCGGAATATTCGACGGTGGAAATGAGAGTGGGACAAGCAGGTTTACGAAAATG
This portion of the Zea mays cultivar B73 chromosome 2, Zm-B73-REFERENCE-NAM-5.0, whole genome shotgun sequence genome encodes:
- the LOC103646424 gene encoding regulator of nonsense transcripts UPF3; the encoded protein is MKDPAHRTKVVLRRLPPAIAQQAVVDQVDARFAGRYDWACFRPGNASQKNHRYSRLYLNFKHPEDVVEFAEVFNGHIFVNEKGAQFKAFVEYAPSQQVPKSNVKKDGREGTVTKDPEYLEFLEFISKPTEHLPSAEIQLERKEAERAAAGKEAPVVTPLMMYVRQQRAAKSMAQRPGSRLSRKVAGVVTSSSSPKRSFEKRRSSTYVVRDSIKEKPTYIMVPKREEHTQREKIVSGNSDATSGGASGSGQSSDKIVILKGRGRVDSNTPDGAAQQSSTPVKNIPPSSSRLDKRSEANGRIIKTVLSNKEVRSSNPSQHEQEGQMFNTEKDKRPPRALNPRTIVKDQVVENAERSHFDEKNNYLHSSAPIGEKVERHARNRDRPDRSVWAPRRYDKSPPGGVSHALSSDFSQMQSHSGDNVSQLTDGHGDRKTDTRGHGGSRGVPVENGHRHANRRGTPCDPKETKISASVPDGKNSKRGSASYGAHERQVWVQKSSSGS